In Synechococcus sp. MU1643, a single window of DNA contains:
- a CDS encoding sulfurtransferase TusA family protein produces MSRRSLDLRGTPCPVNFIRCKLTLEQMSSGDCLEVCLDRGEPEAMVLPGLRDAGHRVECIDQTPDSVTIEVICGG; encoded by the coding sequence ATGAGCAGGCGTTCCCTGGATCTGCGGGGAACGCCCTGTCCGGTGAATTTCATTCGCTGCAAGCTCACCCTCGAGCAGATGAGCAGCGGTGACTGTCTGGAGGTCTGTCTCGATCGGGGGGAGCCTGAGGCCATGGTGCTTCCAGGCCTGAGGGATGCAGGCCATCGTGTTGAGTGCATTGATCAGACGCCGGATTCCGTCACCATTGAGGTGATCTGCGGTGGCTGA